The genomic DNA AGGATGCTATGGGACGTTGGCTTAACGGACTGGTTGCCCGACGAGGAAAAGTTAAGGCGATTGTGGCACTGGCAAATAAACTCGGCAGGATCGCCTGGCGGATCATAAGCGGAGATCAAGAGTTTCAGTTAAGCCGGGCCTTTAAAACGGCATGAATATAGAAAAAAGAGTAACAGAACTGTTTAATTAACTGATTAGGCAGAAAAAAGAGATATAAACGTCACCCTAGAGTTTGCAAACCTTGATGGAAAAACGGTTATCCGTCCCGGTAAGAGCCTGAGAATAAGACGAGGCATTTTATGCCGTGTGGGTGTATAGGCGGCCGGGTTCGGATCTCATCATGGCGCAGGGCATATTAATGAATCGCCCAACTTAAAGACGCCGGATATATGTCAGCGAACCTATCTTCAATCAAGAGTTGCAAAACACGGGGCGTCCATATATGTCTTATTTAACGTTAGGGAGCGTAGCGACGAGTTAGTGCCTTGCATTGTTATATACCTTTGCTCTGTAGTTCAGCTACATAGAATGCCGTGCCAAAATAGATGGCAGCAATAACTATGGCAAAAACAACCTGCGCGGGCTTGAGCCTACTTTCTAGGTTAAAGTTCATCAAAGCCCTTAGTCTATACGGGTAATTCTCTTTAAGCGCTATAAACAGGCAAAGCAAAGAAGTGTTTACATAAACAACTATGAAATACCAATATCCATGTGGATCGTCGAACTTCGAGAATGACTCCAGGCCTTGAACCTTTCCGTAAGCCCATACGCATTCATAGTAAAACCCCAGAAGACTCATTAGAGAAGTAACGATAAAGCCCAAAAACCACAACTTCTTAATGTGCATATTTACGTTCCGCAGGTATATAACGCCCGCATTTGCGGCTGGTTTGGAGCGCAGCGGAAAACCAGTCCGACAACATGCGCTTGTTAGCCCGTTGGGGCCAGAATTTTGGTGATTTCATCATATTCAAGGCCACTATTCTTCATATGTATATGGACTGCCTTATGGCAGTTAGGGCAAAGGAGCGCCAAATCCTGGGGCTTTATAGTGTATTTCGCTGAATAAGTAGAAATTGGCGTCTTATGGTGTGCCTCAATATACTTGACCCCATATTTATCATAAAAATTCATTGAACATATTTCGCAGACCCATGAGGTAGCGCTTTTTGCCGCAGAAACAACAGCCTTGCTTCTTTCTGCCATTAAATGGGTTACGTAGCGACGCTCACCCTCTTGATACACCGCCTCATCCTGATTATGGATAGCATTTTCAGTTGATGAGCCTTTCCGAGTGAGGACAACGAAATTATTTTCAATTTCAGAAACAGAAAAGTCACCTTCATAGCGCCATCCTTCCTTTGATTCCGTGAACAGGAGAATAGGATAAAGGTGCTGTGGTTGTTTGATTAAAACGTCGTTTGCCTTTTCCTTAAAATTAACCTTCCCGTTCCTTGCTTTGAATGAGTAGTGAAATGCCGATTTATCATCGTCAGACCATCCATCTTCTTCGTATGAGCCTGGGCGAGTCTTGATAATTACTGCTTTTACAGATGGTAAATCTCCAACCCAGTTTATGCCTTGCTGGGGCGTGTTGCCTATTGTGAACTCTGGGCCTGACCAATATGGTGAGGAATCAACTTTTGAGTACTGGATTAGATCAAATAGATTTCGCTTTGAAACTGTGTCTCCAGATGCAAGAGAAAACAAATCTTGTGGTTTACTCAAAGCCATGTGCGTACTCTAATTCTTGTGAGGGCTAACGCCTTGCTTTGCGGCGCGCGGTTAGCGCGTCCGGTGGAGGCGCGGCTCTTTGCGCCGTAACGAACAACAGCAACTTGTTAGGCTAAGCTAACTATACTGGCAGCTTCGAGCGCAAACATAACTGCCATTGCAACTATTAGGAATATAAGCAGCGTTAGTATACCCACCCCAAATATTTTCCAGTTTGACTCAAATGTGTATTCTTCACTGCCTTCGATCTGGTCTTTTTTTAATTGGGTAGTTTCAGCTATTTGTCTGGCAGCCAAACAATATGCTAAAGGCAATACCATGTTTGGGAATTTTTCTGGCAAAAAAGGAAGAATAGCCATCAGGAATATTATAAATATGGCTCCATATATAAGTGTTTTTTGCGCTAGCGCTTCATTGCCTATCAACAGATAGTTCTTCCTTAAATAATAAACTGTAGCAATTGGCCCACCCCAAAACGATCCACCAGCTATTTGTGCTGGCGATAATACCTTTTTCACTTCCACGATCTCTCCTTCTTGTGAGCCTAACGTCGTTGAACACCGGCAAAAAACGAACGCCAGTGAGTTTTTTGTCCATAGCCCGGTACGGGCGGGTGCTTCAATTTGTTATGTGATGCACTATGCCACCAAGCTTTTAGCCATTTTAAAATAGGCAATTTCGCTTTTAAAGAAACGACCACCTTCCATAGAAAATCCAAACCTTCTATAAAATTCAATTGCTGACTCTCGAGCGTCAAACCAAAACTTTTTTACATGAAGAGATTTAGAGTCTTCTATCATGTGTTGAAGCAAGGCCGTTCCAATACCTCGATTTTGAAACTCTTCAAGTGTTGCAAACTTTCTTAACCGAGCACTACCTGCATCTATATAAACTGAGGCAACACATACTAATGCTCCTTCAATTTTGACGCCATAATGTCGACCGCTTTCGTCCCCTCAACTTTACAGAATGAAGGGGCTTATCAGGCCATAGAACTTTGTGCCTTACAGGAATAGTTTCTTCCCAGTTTAAAGTGACTATTTCCATCAATATTTCACATAACGCCCGCGTAATAGGCGCGAGCTTGCGAGCGTCCTAATTGACGCGTTTGTTAAAGCCTTATCGGTAAGAAGGCGAAATCCATTCACATAGCCACCAGGTATTACTTGCCGATTTAGCCGCTTTTATGCACCCTATCTCATTGAGTTTTTTAAGTGCATGTTTTATATCCGCCTCGGAAAGAGTTTGTCTTTCGTATTTTCGGGCATGATTATCAATGGCCGGTTTAAGATCTTCGGATTTTACATTCTTATTTGAATCTTTAATCTGCCACATAACCCAGAGAGTGACAGCTTCCGCTTCCGATAAATCTATTTGGGTATTCCTCCATATGCTATTCCATAGCAATATTGCGGCAAAGGGTATTGCCCAAGGTGCTTGCGTTGCAGAAATTACGGTAAAAACGCTATTTGAAACAGCTTCAAACAAAGTGCGGACATTAAGCCTAATATTACCTAGTTTGGAGCTACGACCGCCGCCACGTCCAGATGGTGCCAAGGTAACCAGATGCATATACACCTGCTCTTTTTCAGGCGGCGTGACCTGTATAGCCTTCTCAAAAAATTCTCTTGCAGTGATTTGTATTTGAGCTTCTTCAATGCCTACCTCACGAAGATGGCATTCAATAGATTCTTGAATCTCGACTTCCTTTTCTTTTTTTCTTTCGTAGTCCCATTCCATCTCGCAATTCTCAAATTCTGATGTGTAGAGCTTTAACGCTTGCTTAAAGGGCGACAGCCAGCGGCTTGCCGCGTCGTGGCTGGCGTCCCAGGGAGCGCAGCGACCGCATTGAAGCATTTGTTAGCTTGATTGCGGTGACACATAGATAAGATTACAAGCCGTCCGTACATTTGTTGCCTCAAAACGCGACAGCAAGATACTTACAAAGTGAGCAACTACCGGGTCAACCACGATATCTGACAGGCATTCAATCTCGGCACGCAATTGCTGAATATGAGTCCAATCTAAAATGGATTTACCATCAGGCCGGAGCAGCTTCATTGTGTGAAAATCGTAGGCACGCCCGAGATGGTACAACCGGTACATAATCTGAACCGGGATAGACACTTCTGCACCAAGGAGTTCACGACTTTGACTGTCAACCACCTGAAGCGTCGAACAGCTTGAGCCTTGGTATGTTTCCAGATTCAGTTTGTCTTTCCAAGCTTTAACATTAGGCATTTCAAAATGCTCCGATTTCGATTTTCAAGCTAACAGTGTATTACCCGGACTTCTCATTAAACCCCAGCCATTTTTACCTAGGTAAAACTCATTCCAAGTAAAATTAATTAATAATGACAATAACTTACCAGCAAAAATCGAAGTTTCACAGCGCTTATTGATAAAAGACAAAGCGAGAATAGATTTACCGCGCCAAATTTTGGCGCGGTAAATTTAGAGGCACTGAAAATAAACTAAGTAAATTCAGGTGGTTGCAAAAACAGGCAAAAACAAAGCGAGAACAGTTTGACTAATTTTAGGCTCGCTTTGTCGCACATTCACTGAATTCCTATTATAACTGTATATATATACATCATTGTAGGTTGACAACATGGCGGCATCTCCATTCATTGAGTCTATTAGAGCTGAACTACGAGTGCGTCGTTATAGCCTGCAAACGGAAAAAGTATACTTATATTGGATCCGGCAATTCATTTATTTCCACAATAAAAAACACCCAAACAACATGGGAAATGAGGAAATTGAACAATTTCTTTCTCATTTAGCGAATAGTCGGCAAGTCAGCAGCGCAACTCAAAACCAAGCTTTATGTGCCTTAATATTCATGTACAGACACCTCTTGAAAAGAGACATCCAAGGACTTGCATATTCCTTTACTAAAAAACCACAGAGAATGCCCAGTGTTTTAAGCGAACATGAAGTGCAAGTCATCTTGACGCACTTAAAGGGCAAATATTGGCTTATTACCGCCTTACTCTATGGTTGTGGTTTAAGAATTAATGAAGCGCTAAAACTACGCATCAAAGATATTAATTTTAATAACCACACCGTTTTTGTGTTCCGAGGCAAGGGGGCTAAAGACCGTTACTCCATCTTGCCTCACTCACTCGATAAGGCATTGCTAGAACAAATTGAATTTGCAAAGCACCTACATCAGCTCGATACTGAGCAAGGCTTTGGTCTCACTTCACTACCCGCTTCTTTAATTCGAAAATATGGCAATGCCGCTAAAGATTTAGCTTGGCAATACTTGTTTCCTTCTTCGGTTCGCTGCACGCACCCATTCGATGACTACATTTGCCGCCATCACTTACACGAAACAGCCTATCGAAAACAATTGCGTCAAGCGGTGTTAAAAAGCGGCTTAACCCAGCG from Agarivorans gilvus includes the following:
- a CDS encoding GNAT family N-acetyltransferase, producing MEGALVCVASVYIDAGSARLRKFATLEEFQNRGIGTALLQHMIEDSKSLHVKKFWFDARESAIEFYRRFGFSMEGGRFFKSEIAYFKMAKSLVA
- a CDS encoding integron integrase, with the protein product MAASPFIESIRAELRVRRYSLQTEKVYLYWIRQFIYFHNKKHPNNMGNEEIEQFLSHLANSRQVSSATQNQALCALIFMYRHLLKRDIQGLAYSFTKKPQRMPSVLSEHEVQVILTHLKGKYWLITALLYGCGLRINEALKLRIKDINFNNHTVFVFRGKGAKDRYSILPHSLDKALLEQIEFAKHLHQLDTEQGFGLTSLPASLIRKYGNAAKDLAWQYLFPSSVRCTHPFDDYICRHHLHETAYRKQLRQAVLKSGLTQRITAHTFRHSFATEILRSGADIRTVQELLGHADVKTTEIYTHVLGSRFAYTQSPLDRLTP
- a CDS encoding HNH endonuclease; its protein translation is MALSKPQDLFSLASGDTVSKRNLFDLIQYSKVDSSPYWSGPEFTIGNTPQQGINWVGDLPSVKAVIIKTRPGSYEEDGWSDDDKSAFHYSFKARNGKVNFKEKANDVLIKQPQHLYPILLFTESKEGWRYEGDFSVSEIENNFVVLTRKGSSTENAIHNQDEAVYQEGERRYVTHLMAERSKAVVSAAKSATSWVCEICSMNFYDKYGVKYIEAHHKTPISTYSAKYTIKPQDLALLCPNCHKAVHIHMKNSGLEYDEITKILAPTG